The Borreliella burgdorferi B31 genome includes a region encoding these proteins:
- a CDS encoding DUF228 domain-containing protein: MADTTQLLKDYQDKRSKLEKFMKNPQYDAGLLSNSVEFRDKNIQFFASGGTRTSKFDKLENHPFSGYPYKRGIKRVIQEEKADQIHYEPHVEAGGEDDLYGICIDIDEFSKTATIVPITNNFEGYLVAKDSTLKVKDKLVFNKDGALEKVTGAPPNKATINAIALSDAKQISNDVYLIKVAVFGNKAVSKN; this comes from the coding sequence ATGGCAGACACAACGCAATTATTAAAAGATTATCAAGATAAACGAAGTAAACTTGAAAAGTTTATGAAAAATCCCCAGTATGACGCTGGTTTGCTTAGCAATTCTGTAGAGTTTAGAGATAAAAACATACAATTTTTTGCCTCTGGAGGCACTAGAACCAGCAAATTTGACAAATTAGAAAATCATCCATTTTCTGGGTATCCATACAAGCGTGGGATAAAAAGAGTTATTCAAGAGGAAAAAGCTGATCAAATTCACTATGAACCCCACGTTGAGGCTGGTGGTGAAGATGATTTATACGGAATATGCATTGATATAGATGAGTTTAGCAAAACAGCCACTATTGTTCCGATTACAAATAATTTTGAGGGTTATTTAGTAGCAAAAGATTCTACGCTTAAAGTAAAAGACAAACTTGTTTTTAATAAAGACGGTGCTCTTGAAAAGGTGACTGGAGCACCACCAAATAAGGCAACTATTAATGCAATAGCGTTGTCTGATGCAAAACAAATTAGTAACGATGTTTATTTAATAAAAGTAGCAGTATTTGGAAATAAAGCTGTAAGTAAAAATTAA
- a CDS encoding DUF3890 domain-containing protein gives MSEQENLQTQVEAEEELLVTKLYSEVLLLLGIDKLALSRQNFLLHLSLLQAILVTRGIDASSLTYEQIFLLTFYHMGCQLRKQGVVREFEFDRIKKEKFNELELDYYPSSSGGEEGGEGGCGSNKNFCSQLDAFLEKLKRETSTPSCVGVV, from the coding sequence ATGAGTGAACAAGAAAACTTACAAACACAAGTTGAGGCTGAAGAAGAACTTTTGGTAACAAAACTTTATTCTGAAGTGTTATTGTTACTAGGAATAGACAAACTTGCATTAAGCAGACAAAATTTTCTACTTCATTTATCTTTACTTCAAGCTATTCTAGTAACACGTGGTATTGATGCTAGTTCACTTACATATGAACAAATATTTTTACTTACCTTTTACCATATGGGTTGTCAATTAAGAAAACAGGGAGTTGTTCGAGAATTTGAATTTGATAGGATCAAAAAAGAGAAATTCAATGAACTTGAACTTGATTATTATCCTAGTAGCAGTGGAGGCGAAGAAGGTGGCGAGGGGGGTTGTGGCTCAAACAAGAATTTTTGTTCACAACTTGATGCATTTTTAGAAAAACTAAAAAGAGAAACTTCAACGCCATCTTGTGTGGGGGTTGTCTAA
- a CDS encoding DUF1506 family protein, translating to MNGVRKRLSDMSFRMINVFKDPKPLKFYKGTVVKLENDSSYQRVFDKNKYTEFAGVIIDIKPQELAILYDSDMSDIQGYSKLYTYQDLNYELKDRISIADLVYFEIFSIDSSIGYFTLVLKEFIWTN from the coding sequence ATGAATGGTGTTAGAAAAAGACTTTCTGATATGTCATTTCGCATGATCAACGTATTTAAGGATCCTAAACCCTTAAAGTTTTATAAAGGTACTGTTGTAAAGCTTGAAAATGATTCTTCTTATCAGAGAGTATTTGATAAAAATAAGTACACTGAATTCGCAGGAGTTATTATTGACATAAAGCCACAAGAACTTGCAATTCTTTATGATTCTGATATGTCTGATATTCAAGGATATTCCAAACTTTACACATATCAAGACCTTAACTATGAACTAAAAGACCGAATATCAATTGCAGATTTAGTTTACTTTGAAATATTTAGTATTGACTCTTCAATCGGATATTTTACTTTGGTTTTAAAGGAATTTATATGGACAAACTAG
- a CDS encoding DUF764 family protein, translated as MIFTLDMVLNHLTQIFKGFKAYAPENNFECDIINTYNHPYLSKITAASSNIIALKFDGTENLFDHNSRAGVFYENALEFSINFQIYIIAIVLNAKDFDANSRMLMLYSMLSDFLHNKAHKYNLPSLQPDYINKINFYIYPTSNMQTVGLINLGTKYSNHAYSASIAFNASVKATEILKEEYKIAARYN; from the coding sequence ATGATTTTCACTTTAGATATGGTATTAAATCATTTAACTCAAATATTTAAAGGGTTTAAGGCGTATGCACCTGAAAATAATTTTGAGTGCGACATCATAAATACCTACAATCATCCATATCTTTCAAAAATCACAGCTGCTAGCTCAAATATAATAGCATTGAAATTTGATGGTACAGAAAATCTATTTGATCATAATTCTAGAGCAGGTGTATTTTATGAAAATGCTTTGGAATTTAGTATAAATTTTCAAATATATATTATTGCAATAGTGTTAAACGCCAAAGACTTTGACGCTAATTCACGCATGTTAATGCTTTATAGTATGCTTAGTGACTTTTTGCACAATAAAGCTCATAAGTATAATTTGCCCAGTCTACAACCCGACTATATTAATAAAATTAACTTTTACATTTACCCAACATCTAATATGCAAACAGTTGGACTGATTAATTTAGGCACAAAATATAGCAACCATGCATACAGTGCATCTATAGCATTTAATGCTAGTGTAAAAGCAACCGAAATTTTAAAGGAGGAATACAAAATTGCCGCAAGATACAATTAG
- a CDS encoding DUF787 family protein, with amino-acid sequence MPQDTISVSLLDSRIQASRPNYYNPLLVYKTAKIKVNKDAANFITLNLTVNNYEKQIETLEKDNGNGQDQFGKEKTLLKTAMSNFFNSSEESLKSAVLFIYKDKPEELKKYLKVHRHTFVVLINTEGDNSDDGLKIYKDDYDKFKTPSIFFVFSTKEQEIKELFKDKGNTEKERNIAVYSNNKDNLHLKFISQYLHQASIFHAVNPYGMPLAATPLVDDTVIGKLRTAKINFYSLLNETGLDGMPAFKESVDLAGSSIDELFTYHYIKNEAIIELIRIWNKNNRQNSKLSALQLSGARDNAYTSAIECLLKRFVDRGLIIEYKNLNLTLSPTPQLKLELSVNITYNFSINAVALVITTQDIVDYQNSLSA; translated from the coding sequence TTGCCGCAAGATACAATTAGTGTAAGTTTGCTTGACTCTAGAATTCAAGCTAGTAGGCCCAATTATTATAATCCACTTTTGGTTTACAAAACAGCCAAAATTAAAGTTAATAAAGATGCTGCCAACTTTATAACATTGAATTTAACCGTTAATAACTATGAAAAACAAATTGAAACTTTAGAAAAAGATAATGGGAATGGACAAGATCAGTTTGGAAAAGAAAAAACACTGCTTAAAACTGCAATGTCAAATTTTTTCAATTCAAGTGAAGAATCATTAAAATCCGCTGTTCTTTTTATTTATAAGGATAAACCCGAAGAGTTAAAAAAATATCTTAAAGTACATAGACACACTTTTGTTGTACTTATTAATACTGAGGGTGATAATTCCGATGATGGACTTAAGATTTATAAAGATGATTATGATAAGTTTAAAACACCTTCAATTTTTTTTGTATTCTCGACTAAAGAACAAGAAATAAAAGAACTATTTAAAGATAAAGGCAATACTGAAAAAGAAAGAAATATTGCTGTTTACAGTAATAATAAAGACAATTTACACCTCAAATTTATAAGTCAATATTTACATCAGGCTAGTATTTTTCATGCTGTAAATCCTTATGGCATGCCGCTGGCTGCTACACCACTTGTTGATGATACTGTAATTGGAAAGTTGCGAACTGCAAAAATCAACTTTTATTCACTTCTTAATGAAACTGGTCTTGATGGTATGCCTGCCTTTAAAGAGAGCGTTGATCTTGCTGGAAGTTCAATAGACGAGCTTTTCACTTATCATTATATAAAAAATGAAGCGATTATTGAGCTTATTAGAATTTGGAACAAAAACAATAGGCAAAATAGCAAATTATCTGCACTACAACTTAGTGGTGCTAGAGACAATGCATATACTTCAGCAATTGAATGTCTTCTTAAAAGGTTTGTCGACAGGGGATTGATTATAGAGTATAAAAACTTAAACCTTACCCTTTCTCCTACACCACAACTTAAATTAGAACTTAGTGTGAATATTACTTATAACTTTAGCATTAATGCTGTTGCTTTAGTAATCACTACTCAAGATATAGTTGATTATCAAAACAGCTTAAGTGCTTAA
- a CDS encoding DUF1463 domain-containing protein, whose product MQFYDLREVYFSIGGTQLHSGKLELTSEPTTRAVISSEDKGMPVISLRDPKTITYVFNIEVTLGSHDYILLTELSDEQFYNMDVRKEDKMLDLAFNDRIATKIISNYAIFTEEPSRSYSAEAEKVSFEIRAINCQKTKPNNT is encoded by the coding sequence ATGCAATTTTATGATTTAAGAGAAGTTTATTTTTCAATTGGTGGTACACAGCTACATAGTGGCAAACTAGAGCTTACAAGCGAACCTACAACAAGAGCAGTAATTAGTAGTGAAGATAAAGGTATGCCTGTAATAAGCTTAAGAGATCCCAAAACGATAACTTATGTTTTTAACATTGAAGTGACATTAGGTAGTCATGACTACATTTTGTTAACTGAACTTTCTGATGAACAGTTTTACAACATGGACGTGAGAAAAGAGGATAAAATGCTTGATTTAGCATTCAATGATAGAATTGCTACCAAAATTATTTCTAACTATGCAATTTTTACTGAAGAGCCTTCAAGAAGTTATTCTGCTGAGGCCGAAAAAGTATCTTTTGAAATTAGGGCTATTAATTGCCAAAAAACTAAACCAAACAACACTTAA
- a CDS encoding DUF1473 family protein, which produces MIMRYKMKILTKNKTYEYPLRVLPVYEWDKVLGFNQSDAVLKLNEVKFLREITSLMISPKFLDEFYVILDQNREFISYYKDYLVAIIYTAQFNTFHLDNNLKKPALVYLSEYENNVGDFVAFDYINENFDYEKVATSLSSITSNSNELVAK; this is translated from the coding sequence GTGATAATGAGATATAAAATGAAAATTTTAACTAAAAATAAAACTTATGAATATCCGCTGAGAGTACTTCCCGTCTATGAATGGGATAAAGTGCTAGGATTTAATCAAAGTGACGCTGTTTTAAAGCTTAATGAGGTTAAATTCTTAAGAGAAATCACAAGCTTAATGATAAGTCCAAAATTTTTAGACGAATTCTATGTGATTTTGGATCAAAATAGAGAATTTATTTCTTATTATAAGGACTATCTTGTTGCAATAATTTACACTGCACAATTTAATACTTTTCATTTAGACAATAATCTAAAAAAGCCCGCTTTAGTATATTTGAGTGAGTATGAAAATAATGTTGGTGATTTTGTTGCTTTTGACTATATTAATGAAAATTTTGATTATGAAAAAGTAGCCACTTCGCTTTCATCAATTACATCAAATTCCAATGAGCTGGTTGCTAAATGA
- a CDS encoding DUF1322 family protein: MSKRNRDIDKAIASLDETRKKYFNLLDEIKNDKYFFPVIMNICSYYSVKKLPYDELLEVNRLAEIKLEKELYELILSK, from the coding sequence ATGAGCAAAAGAAATAGAGATATTGATAAAGCTATTGCAAGTCTTGATGAGACTAGAAAAAAATATTTTAACTTGCTTGACGAGATTAAGAACGATAAATACTTTTTCCCAGTAATTATGAATATTTGCTCATACTACTCGGTTAAAAAATTGCCTTATGACGAGCTTTTAGAAGTCAATAGACTTGCTGAGATTAAATTAGAAAAAGAATTGTATGAATTAATTTTAAGCAAGTGA
- a CDS encoding DUF759 family protein, giving the protein MSDKFTIKFKGILDHAATKKAIEQDISKMEKYLKPKKSSLGSTKDIVKNNLSDKKKELGRQSKFESLRERVEKYRLTQTKKLIKQGMGFEKARKEAFRRSLMSDRDKRRLEYKELAKESKAKSKMLAASQGKGLVAKIAIGSALGNIISNAMSKVGGGLLGFAKKSVEEDTKTKRTKLLNSAFFTDNERNMIMGNKDKNTKGILDGMKGFERDLEKEEFLHQASAFKGTLRDLDMLNETNLKNAVEFAAMLKSSGAMSSEDAVKAVNSVLGGDGSELFNLLKKSGVGDKYIEDAKRAWQGGAEVDLDSRITKMMEMFEDFKSFGLTKKVNNAESIQSNLASAEQTLSNLTTTVLDPLLNIINWITAKIKNFDFTKDIINPIINGIKSIFNLNYFFAKLKSVLPTMFGGDGGEALKKLQEQAENQDNANNTP; this is encoded by the coding sequence GTGAGCGACAAATTCACCATTAAATTTAAAGGTATTCTTGATCATGCTGCAACAAAAAAGGCCATTGAACAAGATATTTCTAAAATGGAAAAATATCTTAAACCTAAAAAATCTAGTTTGGGTAGCACTAAAGATATTGTAAAAAATAATTTGTCGGACAAGAAAAAAGAACTTGGTAGACAATCTAAATTTGAAAGCTTAAGAGAGCGTGTTGAGAAATATAGACTTACACAAACTAAAAAACTTATAAAACAGGGCATGGGGTTTGAGAAAGCTAGAAAAGAGGCTTTCAGAAGATCTTTAATGTCTGATAGAGACAAAAGGCGTCTTGAGTATAAAGAACTTGCAAAAGAATCAAAGGCAAAAAGTAAAATGTTAGCGGCCTCTCAAGGAAAAGGACTTGTTGCCAAAATTGCAATAGGTAGTGCCCTAGGGAATATCATTAGCAACGCTATGAGTAAAGTTGGAGGAGGCCTTTTAGGTTTTGCTAAAAAATCGGTTGAAGAAGACACCAAAACAAAAAGAACAAAACTTCTCAATAGTGCATTTTTTACAGATAACGAACGAAATATGATTATGGGAAATAAAGACAAGAATACTAAGGGAATTCTTGACGGAATGAAAGGTTTTGAGCGAGACTTAGAAAAAGAAGAGTTTCTACATCAAGCAAGTGCCTTTAAGGGTACTCTAAGGGACCTAGATATGTTAAATGAAACTAATTTGAAAAACGCAGTAGAATTTGCAGCTATGCTTAAATCCAGTGGTGCTATGAGCAGCGAAGATGCAGTAAAGGCTGTTAATAGTGTTCTTGGGGGTGATGGAAGTGAGCTTTTTAATCTATTAAAGAAGTCAGGTGTTGGAGACAAATATATAGAAGATGCCAAAAGGGCTTGGCAAGGCGGGGCTGAGGTAGATCTAGATTCCAGAATTACCAAGATGATGGAAATGTTCGAGGATTTTAAATCTTTCGGCCTTACAAAAAAAGTCAATAATGCTGAGAGTATTCAAAGTAATTTGGCCTCAGCTGAGCAAACTCTTTCAAATTTGACCACTACTGTTTTGGACCCATTACTTAATATCATTAACTGGATCACCGCTAAAATTAAAAATTTTGATTTTACCAAAGATATTATCAATCCCATAATTAATGGCATTAAAAGTATTTTTAATCTTAATTATTTCTTTGCCAAATTAAAATCGGTTCTACCTACAATGTTCGGCGGAGATGGCGGCGAAGCTTTAAAAAAACTGCAAGAACAGGCTGAGAATCAAGACAATGCTAACAACACTCCATAA